A window of the Lactuca sativa cultivar Salinas chromosome 7, Lsat_Salinas_v11, whole genome shotgun sequence genome harbors these coding sequences:
- the LOC111905968 gene encoding F-box/LRR-repeat protein At3g58900 yields MENSKQSRTSKDKDGVDMFSKLPEPILHLILSHLQGTEEVIRTSILSRRWRNLWTSVPSIDIDYSRRLNPYQGFKKNNFEEFVSRVLENNSLDLDSFRLSCANYCNMSIVKQWIDAAVKRNVKVLDLMFCIGDEYDEIELPNSLMTCDSLEVLRLYLFGRCLHLPYRCKGFSRLRVIELNDMMLFDGGLVTDLLKKCPLLEDLKLKKLVFGEKMEMVDGDFHSSIQISCPKLVFLELTSYLGKFNFTSKGLNSLKKAVINLNGSLPELMRRNICELFAGISHVESLSLNPFTILKCIDAASLPNLKTVELRITMDDFPMDDLIQTLQQYPRLEALHLIIQDVFSYQRRNSWQSAHLKLNEVEARRILTRHLRRVEFVEFNGENPSLLMARSLLMYGDALEEMVFSWGDKDKYPRKSMETLKKMSKYRKASSTVKLITLLRE; encoded by the exons ATGGAGAATTCGAAGCAATCAAGAACATCAAAAGACAAAGATGGGGTCGATATGTTTAGTAAATTACCGGAACCTATTCTTCACTTAATTCTTTCACATCTTCAAGGTACAGAAGAAGTAATTCGAACCAGCATTTTGTCAAGAAGATGGAGGAATTTGTGGACTTCAGTTCCCTCTATAGACATAGATTATTCCCGACGATTGAATCCCTATCAAGGATTCAAAAAGAACAATTTCGAAGAGTTTGTGTCTCGGGTTTTGGAAAACAACTCTCTCGATTTGGATAGTTTCCGTTTATCTTGCGCGAATTACTGCAATATGTCGATAGTGAAGCAGTGGATTGATGCTGCTGTTAAAAGAAACGTTAAAGTACTTGACTTGATGTTTTGTATTGGAGATGAGTATGATGAAATCGAGTTGCCTAATTCTCTCATGACTTGTGATTCTTTAGAGGTGTTAAGGTTGTATTTGTTTGGACGTTGTCTACATTTGCCTTATAGATGTAAAGGGTTTTCGCGACTTAGGGTTATTGAGTTGAACGATATGATGTTATTCGATGGTGGTTTAGTAACGGATTTGCTTAAAAAGTGCCCATTGCTTGAGGATCTGAAGCTCAAGAAGCTCGTGTTTGGTGAAAAGATGGAAATGGTGGATGGAGATTTCCATAGTAGCATTCAAATTTCTTGCCCAAAACTGGTGTTTTTGGAGTTAACAAGTTATCTAGGTAAGTTTAATTTTACCTCGAAAGGTTTAAACTCCTTGAAGAAAGCTGTGATTAACCTGAATGGATCGCTACCTGAATTGATGAGGCGCAACATATGTGAGTTGTTTGCTGGAATTTCTCATGTGGAATCTTTATCGCTCAACCCTTTCACCATCCTTAAG TGCATTGATGCTGCATCTTTACCTAATCTCAAGACTGTGGAGCTAAGGATAACAATGGATGACTTCCCCATGGATGACCTCATCCAAACTCTTCAACAATATCCGCGTCTGGAGGCTCTACATTTGATCATTCAAGACGTATTCTCATATCAAagg AGGAATTCGTGGCAATCTGCCCACCTGAAGTTGAATGAAGTTGAGGCAAGAAGAATCTTGACTCGCCATCTGAGAAGAGTGGAGTTTGTTGAATTCAATGGAGAAAATCCGAGTCTATTGATGGCACGTTCGTTACTCATGTATGGAGATGCATTGGAGGAAATGGTTTTCAGTTGGGGTGACAAAGACAAGTACCCTCGCAAGTCAATGGAGACTTTGAAGAAAATGTCAAAATATCGCAAGGCTTCTTCAACTGTCAAGCTCATAACTCTTCTAAGAGAATGA
- the LOC111905967 gene encoding F-box/FBD/LRR-repeat protein At1g78750 produces the protein MKKSKLAKKSEGELDGVDMISNLPDHILHLILSRLEGTQQSIRSSILSRRWRYLWTSVPSIDISYVRRLDHLPEWDSNRFREFVYWLFLNKPQHLESFRLWCANINSMLTIRHWIHAAVMRKVKLLDLMFCPIDESEDIRVPHSLVTCGSLEVLKLCLLGCRLCLPNITGFQALRVLELTQVDLFGDDLLKYFLEGCPLLEDLSLRDCSAYSLVISSPKLKNLRIDNREEVTDEDLDLDWKMCLSLTISCPKLVYLKLTGYVAMKFLFDSLYSLKKAVIHAQDLFRFEESTDDLFRNMSKVESLSISLLCVEQYYWSDEDEPISLPNLKTLELKVDALHMLIPFLKCLPDLVSLHLIFPKNVYGLDMWNQDEASAATMSILTRHLKKVEFLEFDEEKPKLDLARALLEHGNELEGMVFSWGDETRFHKRSMKTMNRVSKFYKASSVVKLRSVIKVE, from the exons ATGAAGAAATCCAAGCTAGCAAAGAAATCAGAAGGCGAATTAGATGGGGTTGATATGATCAGTAACTTGCCGGATCATATTCTTCACTTGATTCTTTCACGTCTTGAAGGTACACAACAGTCAATTAGAAGCAGCATTTTGTCGAGAAGATGGAGGTATTTGTGGACTTCAGTTCCCTCCATAGACATAAGTTATGTCCGTCGACTGGATCATCTCCCAGAATGGGATAGTAACAGATTCAGAGAGTTTGTGTATTGGCTTTTCCTAAACAAACCCCAACATTTGGAAAGTTTTCGCTTATGGTGTGCGAATATCAACAGTATGTTAACCATAAGGCATTGGATTCATGCAGCTGTTATGAGAAAAGTCAAACTACTTGACTTGATGTTTTGCCCGATAGACGAGTCCGAGGATATTCGGGTGCCCCATTCTTTAGTGACTTGTGGTTCGTTGGAGGTGTTAAAGTTGTGTTTGCTCGGATGTCGTCTATGTTTGCCTAATATTACAGGGTTTCAGGCACTTAGGGTTCTTGAGTTGACCCAAGTTGACTTATTTGGTGATGATTTACTAAAATATTTTCTTGAAGGCTGTCCATTGCTTGAGGATTTGAGTTTGAGAGACTGCAGTGCCTATTCTCTTGTTATTTCATCTCCGAAGCTCAAGAATTTGAGAATTGATAACAGAGAAGAAGTTACTGATGAGGACCTAGACTTAGATTGGAAGATGTGTCTAAGTCTTACGATTTCTTGCCCAAAACTGGTGTATTTAAAGTTAACTGGTTATGTAGCTATGAAATTTCTGTTTGACAGTCTGTATTCCTTGAAGAAAGCTGTGATTCATGCTCAAGATTTGTTTAGATTTGAAGAATCCACTGATGATTTGTTTCGTAATATGTCTAAAGTGGAATCGTTGTCAATCAGCCTTCTCTGTGTTGAACAG TACTATTGGTCAGATGAAGATGAGCCTATATCTCTACCCAATCTCAAGACTTTGGAGCTAAAAGTTGATGCCTTGCATATGCTCATCCCATTTCTCAAATGTCTTCCGGATCTAGTGTCTCTCCATTTAATCTTTCCAAAG AATGTTTATGGATTGGACATGTGGAATCAAGATGAAGCTTCAGCTGCAACAATGAGCATCTTGACTCGTCATCTGAAAAAGGTCGAATTTCTTGAATTCGATGAAGAAAAGCCGAAACTAGATTTAGCACGTGCCTTGTTGGAGCATGGAAATGAATTGGAGGGAATGGTTTTCAGTTGGGGTGATGAAACCAGGTTCCATAAGAGGTCAATGAAGACTATGAATCGAGTCTCGAAATTTTATAAGGCTTCTTCAGTTGTCAAACTTAGAAGTGTAATTAAAGTCGAGTAG